The genomic DNA ACAATGCTCCATTAAACTTTTTAGTGAATCTCTCATCTTTCAATACTGCGTTAAATTAACATTTAATCGTCTGTAAATCAATAACTTATATTAATAAATGCTTATGAAAACTTAACTATAAAAAGTTGGTCAAGTCGCTGATTTTCAGTAACTTTGCAAATCACGACAAACGCAAAATTATATGAATACAGGACTTGACCAATATATGGATATCTTTAAAGATGCAGTTGAAGATTCGGCTGCAAAGTTAACAAAAAGTTTCGAGAAAATACTCATCGAGGTGATAATTTTGTTCATGGTAATACCAAGAAAGATAAATTTCACCCAAATGGGGAGGTATGGCTCGCATGTTGAGCAAACCTATCGCAACGCATTCGGCTTAAAAAAGTCGAAAAGCATTGACTGGCTCAAACTTAATGCCTCACTTGCCAAGCGCTTCTTTGGTAAACAGGGAAGATGGGCTATTGCCATTGATCCCAGCTACATCAGCAAAGCTGGCAAGAAGACTCCACATATCGGTCGTTTTTGGTCGGGATGTGCACAGTCTGTTAAACATGGTCTCGAAATCATGGGTATTGGCCTCATTGATATTGATACCAAAGACTGCATGATGTTAAAAGCACACCAGTCGCTAAGTAATAAAGAACTGAGTCTTAGAAACAAGACTATGGTAGTTTTCTATATCAGCGTCATTAAGCGTTACCGCAAGGAACTTCTCAAACTCTCAACCCTCATAGTTGCAGATGCTTACTTCTCTACAAGTACATTTGTTAATGGGATAAAGAAAGAAGGGTTCTCTTTGATAAGCCGCTTTCGTGACAATGCTTGTCTCTTTTATGTCTATGCTGGTCCACGTACTGGAAAACGTGGTCGCCCAAAGACCAAGGATGGCAAGATTGATATGAAGAATCTTGACCTCACTCGAATGGAGAAGATGGAGATGAAAGATATAGAAGGAACAGCTTATACTTTGATAGCCTATTCCAAGGCACTCAGGTGTAAAGTTAGACTTGTCATCTGGCAGATGCCGAATGGCAAGAAGAAACTATTCTTCTCTACAGACACCTCACTTTCGGGTGAAGAAGTACTTCTTTATTATAGAACCAGGTTCCAGATCGAATTTTGCTTTCGTGACGCCAAAGGCTATACTGGTCTTATGGACTGCCAGGCTCGCGATAAGTGGAAACTCGATTTTGCTTTCAATGCTTCGTTCACATCACTAAATGTTGCCAAGGTAACTATGAAGGAGATGGGAATGGAATATTCTATGTCTTCATTCAAGTCACTGATGACCAACATTTATCTGGTGAAACGAATTTTTAAAGCAAGCGGGTACACCCCGAACCGAACTTTAATTAGCAAGATTTTCAAAGATTTCTCGTGCTTACAGCGTATAGCTGCTTAGCACATTATTGAATTATTAACGAACTATTGAATATTATGATTATAGTGTAAAAAACTATCAATTAATCTCATAAATCAACCTATCATTCTTTATAGGTTAGAAATAGCAGTTTCCCAACTACGTCATAAACCAATTGAAGAGTTTCCTTTTGTTGCAGCATACCCTCCAATCACGGCTTATGATTATTTCATTTTCTAAAATTTATATGATTGATTAATGTAAACTCAAAAATTTCTCATGACAAGCAACTCGCATCAAAAAATGTTTTTCTTTATATCTCAGCATACTTGCACTTATAACACCTTCCTTAACTATGGTCGCAAGGAAAAGAATGTCACCATCAATGTGTACATTTTCGTTATCAGCCTTTCGCTTTAATAATTTACTAAAGATACCTATAGCATACGAAACAGATGGGATAACAGATAATACAAATCTGCGAACATTCTTTAAATGCTCGTTTCCTGTTGATTGAGGTAGCAATTCCGATATATCATGAAAGTTTTTACCTTCCATATACGCAATTGTCAAATCTTTCAGTTTGTCTATATCTAGGTCGCCTATGTAAAGCGAGTTTTCCTCTTCTATTTGAAGTATTCCTTTTATCACTTCAACTACAGTTGGATTTGCCATCAGAGATTCAAGAATCCCATCACTTGTTTTGGTTAATTCAAAGAAAGCCCCGACCAATTCTACAGGACGCATTCCCATCAAATCGTCAAAAGTCTGTGCATCAACCCACTTCTGAATAAATGAAAGCGAATCCATATTAACACCATACTTTACAGATACATTCTGTAAAAAGTTATCTTTCTCTTCTGACTGTACCAGTCTGGCTAAAGCTTCGGAATCATTCTCCAAAGGTTCCTTGTTCTCTTTTCGTCTAAGATATGAGCCAAAAGAATAAGATAGTTTTCTCTTGATGTTTTTCTCGTCATCCCCTAAACGATACAACAAAATTTCTTCATCACGATTTACTGCTTTACCATAATTCAGGACCTCACCTACCATCCGCTCAATAGGATCTTTGATGACAAAACATTGATCTCCTCCGGCAAATACTCCATCTTTAATTTTTTGCCACTCTTTTCCAATAGTGTTATCTTGTATAGCAAGCACATGGTTTGGAATCAAAATTACTGCACCATATGAGTTGAATCCAGCACGACCGGCACGACCAGCGGCATTTAAAATTTCATGCGCTTTCAAAGTTTCTCTACCGCCAGTATTGACATCATACCTGTCATAACCAGCAATAATAACAACATCAGCAGGAAGATTAACACCTTGAGCTAAAGTTGGAGTTGCAGCAATTAAATGCACACCATGTTCTTGACGATAACTTTGTTCCATCAGATCACGTTCTTCTGGCAAAAGTAAGCCATGATGCACAGC from Segatella copri includes the following:
- a CDS encoding transposase; the protein is MNTGLDQYMDIFKDAVEDSAAKLTKSFEKILIEVIILFMVIPRKINFTQMGRYGSHVEQTYRNAFGLKKSKSIDWLKLNASLAKRFFGKQGRWAIAIDPSYISKAGKKTPHIGRFWSGCAQSVKHGLEIMGIGLIDIDTKDCMMLKAHQSLSNKELSLRNKTMVVFYISVIKRYRKELLKLSTLIVADAYFSTSTFVNGIKKEGFSLISRFRDNACLFYVYAGPRTGKRGRPKTKDGKIDMKNLDLTRMEKMEMKDIEGTAYTLIAYSKALRCKVRLVIWQMPNGKKKLFFSTDTSLSGEEVLLYYRTRFQIEFCFRDAKGYTGLMDCQARDKWKLDFAFNASFTSLNVAKVTMKEMGMEYSMSSFKSLMTNIYLVKRIFKASGYTPNRTLISKIFKDFSCLQRIAA